A window of Paenibacillus polygoni contains these coding sequences:
- the rpsG gene encoding 30S ribosomal protein S7 — protein MPRKGPVTKRDVLPDPVYNSKLVTRLINRIMLDGKRGVAQSILYNAFNIIQERTGKDPMEVFEAAIKNIMPVLEVKARRVGGANYQVPIEVKPERRTSLGLRWLVNYSRSRGEKTMEERLAAEIIDASNNTGASVKKREDTHKMAEANKAFAHYRW, from the coding sequence ATGCCACGCAAAGGTCCTGTTACCAAAAGAGACGTGTTGCCTGATCCGGTTTACAACAGCAAACTTGTAACTCGTTTGATCAACCGCATCATGCTTGATGGAAAACGTGGTGTTGCTCAAAGCATCTTGTACAATGCGTTCAACATTATTCAAGAACGTACTGGTAAAGATCCTATGGAAGTCTTTGAAGCAGCTATCAAAAATATTATGCCGGTTCTGGAAGTTAAAGCTCGCCGTGTTGGTGGTGCTAACTATCAAGTACCTATCGAGGTTAAACCGGAAAGACGTACTTCCCTTGGTTTACGTTGGCTTGTAAACTACTCCCGCAGCCGCGGCGAGAAAACAATGGAAGAGCGTTTGGCAGCTGAGATTATCGACGCTTCCAACAACACTGGTGCTTCCGTTAAAAAACGTGAAGACACACACAAAATGGCTGAAGCAAATAAAGCATTTGCTCACTACCGTTGGTAG
- the fusA gene encoding elongation factor G encodes MATREFSLQNTRNIGIMAHIDAGKTTTTERILFYTGRTHKIGEVHEGAATMDWMEQEQERGITITSAATTAQWKGHRVNIIDTPGHVDFTVEVERSLRVLDGAVGVFSAKEGVEPQSETVWRQADRYGVPRIAYVNKMDIIGADYLNVVNDMRDRLQANAVAIQLPIGAENDFVGIIDIIEQKAYMFKDDLGKEVEETSVPAEFADQVEELRMELIEKVAELDEDLTMKYLEGEEISVQEIKAALRKGVVEVKIFPVICGSSYRNKGVQLMLDAVLDYLPSPVDVPAITGHLEDGTEAVRKSSDEEPFSALAFKIMTDPYVGKLTFFRVYSGVLQSGSYVLNATKGKRERIGRILQMHANSRQEITEVFSGDIASAVGLKDTGTGDTLCDEKNPIILESMNFPDPVIQIAVEPKTKADQDKMSVALGKLTEEDPTLRAHTDEETGQTILAGMGELHLDIIIDRMRREFKVDTNIGQPQVAYRETFRQPARVEGKFVRQSGGRGQYGHVWVEFEPLEAGSGNQFDSKIVGGSVPREYIGPAQQGIEEAMKNGVLAGFPLVDVKATIVDGSYHDVDSNEMAFKIAGSMALKAAKDKCKAVLLEPIMKVEVTVPEEYMGDVMGMLNSRRGRIEGMDSRGGTQIIRAKVPLSEMFGYSTTLRSGTQGRGVFSMELSHYEEVPRTIAEEIVAKTKGE; translated from the coding sequence ATGGCTACTAGAGAGTTCTCCTTGCAAAATACACGTAATATCGGGATCATGGCGCATATTGACGCTGGTAAAACTACTACCACAGAGCGGATCTTGTTCTACACAGGCCGTACGCACAAAATCGGTGAAGTTCACGAGGGTGCTGCGACTATGGACTGGATGGAGCAAGAACAGGAGCGCGGTATCACGATTACTTCCGCTGCGACGACTGCTCAATGGAAAGGTCACCGCGTTAATATTATTGATACCCCGGGACACGTTGACTTCACAGTTGAAGTTGAACGTTCCCTTCGTGTATTGGACGGAGCAGTAGGTGTTTTCAGTGCGAAAGAAGGCGTAGAGCCTCAGTCTGAAACTGTATGGAGACAGGCGGATCGCTACGGCGTACCTCGTATCGCATATGTAAATAAAATGGATATCATTGGCGCAGATTATCTTAACGTAGTTAATGATATGCGCGATCGTCTTCAAGCTAATGCTGTTGCAATTCAACTTCCTATCGGAGCTGAAAATGATTTTGTTGGTATTATCGACATTATCGAGCAAAAAGCATATATGTTCAAAGACGATCTAGGTAAAGAAGTTGAAGAAACTAGCGTACCAGCAGAATTTGCTGACCAAGTTGAAGAACTTCGTATGGAACTGATCGAGAAAGTTGCAGAACTTGATGAAGATCTGACTATGAAATACCTCGAAGGTGAAGAAATCTCTGTTCAAGAGATTAAAGCAGCTCTTCGTAAAGGTGTTGTAGAAGTTAAAATCTTCCCAGTTATCTGTGGATCTTCTTATCGTAACAAAGGTGTTCAACTTATGTTGGATGCTGTTCTTGATTACCTGCCATCTCCTGTTGATGTTCCTGCTATTACAGGTCATTTGGAAGATGGAACAGAAGCGGTTCGTAAATCTTCTGACGAAGAGCCTTTCTCTGCTCTAGCGTTTAAGATTATGACTGACCCTTATGTTGGTAAACTTACATTCTTCCGTGTATACTCTGGAGTACTTCAATCCGGTTCTTACGTATTGAACGCTACAAAAGGGAAACGCGAACGTATCGGACGTATTCTTCAAATGCACGCAAACAGCCGTCAAGAAATCACTGAAGTATTCTCCGGTGATATTGCGTCTGCCGTAGGTTTGAAAGATACCGGTACAGGTGATACACTATGTGATGAGAAAAACCCGATTATCTTGGAGTCAATGAACTTCCCTGATCCGGTTATTCAAATCGCGGTTGAACCAAAAACCAAAGCTGACCAAGATAAAATGTCTGTTGCTCTAGGTAAATTGACTGAAGAGGATCCAACTCTTCGTGCTCATACTGATGAAGAAACAGGACAAACAATCTTGGCTGGTATGGGTGAACTTCACCTTGATATCATCATTGACCGTATGCGTCGTGAATTCAAAGTGGATACTAACATTGGTCAACCACAAGTTGCTTACCGTGAAACATTCCGTCAACCAGCGCGTGTTGAAGGTAAATTCGTACGTCAGTCCGGTGGCCGCGGTCAATATGGACACGTATGGGTTGAATTCGAACCGCTTGAAGCGGGAAGCGGTAACCAATTTGATAGTAAAATTGTCGGTGGATCTGTACCTCGTGAGTACATTGGACCTGCACAACAAGGTATTGAAGAAGCTATGAAAAACGGTGTCCTTGCAGGATTCCCGCTTGTAGACGTTAAAGCTACAATCGTAGATGGTTCATACCATGATGTCGATTCCAATGAAATGGCATTTAAAATTGCCGGATCCATGGCACTTAAAGCAGCTAAAGACAAGTGTAAAGCTGTCCTGCTTGAGCCAATCATGAAAGTTGAAGTTACCGTTCCAGAGGAATACATGGGCGATGTAATGGGTATGCTGAACTCCCGTCGTGGTAGAATCGAAGGTATGGATTCTCGCGGTGGTACGCAAATCATTCGTGCTAAGGTACCTCTCTCTGAAATGTTCGGTTACTCCACAACTCTCCGTTCTGGTACACAAGGTCGCGGTGTGTTCTCTATGGAACTCTCTCACTATGAAGAAGTTCCTAGAACGATTGCCGAAGAAATTGTTGCTAAAACTAAGGGAGAATAA
- the rpoC gene encoding DNA-directed RNA polymerase subunit beta' encodes MLDVNNFEYMKIGLASPEKIRSWSRGEVKKPETINYRTLKPEKEGLFCEKIFGPTKDWECHCGKYKRVRYKGVVCDRCGVEVTRAKVRRERMGHIELAAPVSHIWYFKGIPSRMGLALDMSPRSLEEIIYFASYVVTDPGETPLERKQLLSEKEYRSYREKYGYGFHAGMGAEAVKKLLQDLDIEKELEFLKEELRTAQGQRRNRAIKRLEVIEAFRNSGNKPDWMIMDVLPVIPPELRPMVQLDGGRFATSDLNDLYRRVINRNNRLKRLLDLGAPDIIVQNEKRMLQEAVDALIDNGRRGRPVTGPGNRPLKSLSHMLKGKQGRFRQNLLGKRVDYSGRSVIVVGPYLKMYQCGLPKDMALELFKPFVMKELVNKGLAHNIKSAKRKVERVSPEVWDVLEEVIKEHPVLLNRAPTLHRLGIQAFEPILVEGKAIRLHPLVCTAYNADFDGDQMAVHVPLSAEAQAEARLLMLAAGNILNPKDGKPVVTPSQDMVLGSFYLTMDNKEEKGTGMILRTVNEAVSAYQRGSAGLHARVAIPVKALNKTSFTEKQQEAMMITTIGKIIFNEIFPSSFPYINDATRANLIQGTPEFSFVYEKGANLQEAIMNAPQTNGVGKDYLGHLIARCFEVYHTTETSVILDKIKQLGFTYSTRAGVTVGVSDVIIPEEKYEILRVSDEKVAVVTNQYRRGLITNEERYDRVIDIWSKAKDEITDILMKSMDRFNSIMLMVDSKARGNKSQITQLGGMRGLMANPSGRIIELPIKSNFREGLTVLEYFLSTHGARKGLADTALRTADSGYLTRRLVDVAQDVIVREDDCGTDKGFTVSRIQDGKEVIEDLYDRIEGRYCFQTVRHPETGEVIANRNELIDSDKAEAIVAAGVQKLQIRSVLSCRARHGVCKKCYGRNLATGKHVEIGEAVGIIAAQSIGEPGTQLTMRTFHTGGVAGDDITQGLPRIQELFEARNPKGQATISEIDGVVKEIREAKDRREIEIQGEAETKVYAVTYGSRLRVSEGMEIEAGDELTDGSIDPKEMLRIKGVRGVQNYILQEVQRVYRNQGVEINDKHVEVMIRQMLRKIRIVDAGDTTLLPGSFVDTHEYEAANKDAILSDKEPAVAKPVLLGITKASLETDSFLSAASFQETTRVLTDAAIKGKVDQLLGLKENVILGKLIPAGTGMNRYRSVKLAQPEDGETNLEALETVSVD; translated from the coding sequence TTGTTGGACGTAAACAATTTCGAATATATGAAAATCGGGCTTGCATCGCCGGAAAAAATTCGCTCTTGGTCCCGCGGAGAAGTGAAAAAGCCGGAGACGATTAACTATCGTACGTTGAAGCCGGAAAAAGAAGGTCTGTTCTGCGAGAAAATTTTTGGTCCTACAAAGGACTGGGAATGTCACTGTGGTAAATACAAACGTGTACGTTATAAAGGCGTAGTTTGTGACCGTTGTGGTGTTGAAGTAACTCGCGCTAAAGTGCGTCGCGAACGCATGGGGCATATTGAACTGGCAGCTCCGGTTTCACATATCTGGTATTTCAAAGGCATTCCGAGCCGTATGGGTCTGGCTCTAGATATGTCTCCGAGATCTTTGGAAGAGATCATCTATTTTGCATCATATGTTGTTACTGATCCAGGTGAAACTCCACTGGAAAGAAAACAACTTTTGTCCGAAAAAGAATATCGTAGCTACCGTGAAAAATACGGTTACGGGTTTCATGCAGGCATGGGTGCAGAAGCAGTTAAAAAACTACTTCAAGATCTTGATATTGAAAAAGAACTTGAATTCTTGAAGGAAGAGCTTCGTACTGCTCAAGGACAACGTCGTAATCGTGCGATTAAACGTCTTGAAGTAATTGAAGCTTTCCGTAATTCTGGCAATAAGCCAGACTGGATGATCATGGATGTACTTCCGGTCATTCCTCCTGAGCTTCGTCCAATGGTTCAGCTCGATGGTGGACGTTTTGCAACGTCAGACCTGAATGATCTGTACCGTCGTGTTATTAACCGTAATAACCGTTTGAAACGCCTTTTGGATCTTGGTGCTCCGGATATTATCGTTCAAAACGAAAAACGGATGCTTCAAGAAGCAGTGGATGCTCTTATCGATAATGGCCGTCGTGGTCGTCCGGTAACAGGTCCTGGTAACCGTCCTTTGAAATCTCTCAGCCATATGCTGAAAGGTAAACAAGGTCGTTTCCGTCAGAACTTGCTCGGTAAACGGGTTGACTATTCTGGTCGTTCCGTTATCGTTGTAGGTCCTTACCTGAAAATGTATCAATGTGGTCTTCCAAAAGATATGGCACTTGAATTGTTTAAACCTTTTGTTATGAAAGAACTCGTGAACAAAGGTCTTGCTCACAATATCAAGAGTGCAAAACGTAAAGTTGAGCGTGTAAGTCCGGAAGTATGGGACGTTCTTGAAGAAGTAATTAAAGAACATCCAGTATTACTTAACCGTGCACCGACTCTTCACAGACTGGGTATTCAAGCATTTGAACCAATTCTTGTAGAAGGTAAAGCGATTCGTTTGCATCCGCTCGTATGTACGGCCTATAACGCCGACTTTGACGGTGACCAAATGGCCGTTCACGTACCTTTGTCAGCTGAAGCGCAAGCTGAAGCACGTCTTTTGATGCTTGCAGCAGGTAATATCTTGAACCCTAAAGATGGTAAGCCGGTTGTAACTCCATCTCAGGATATGGTCCTGGGCTCTTTCTATCTGACTATGGATAATAAAGAGGAAAAGGGAACAGGTATGATTCTGCGTACGGTTAACGAAGCAGTATCTGCTTACCAACGTGGATCCGCTGGTCTTCATGCTCGTGTTGCTATTCCAGTTAAAGCTCTGAATAAAACAAGCTTTACAGAAAAACAACAAGAAGCAATGATGATTACAACGATCGGTAAGATTATCTTTAACGAGATTTTCCCTAGCAGCTTCCCTTATATTAATGATGCAACTCGTGCAAACCTTATCCAAGGTACACCTGAGTTTTCGTTTGTATACGAGAAAGGTGCTAACTTGCAGGAAGCAATCATGAATGCACCTCAAACCAATGGTGTTGGTAAAGACTATCTCGGTCACCTTATTGCTCGCTGCTTCGAGGTCTACCATACAACAGAAACATCTGTTATTTTGGATAAAATTAAACAGCTCGGTTTCACATATTCAACTCGTGCAGGGGTTACTGTTGGTGTATCTGACGTTATCATTCCTGAAGAGAAGTATGAGATTCTTCGTGTATCTGATGAGAAAGTTGCTGTCGTTACGAATCAGTATCGTCGCGGACTTATCACAAACGAAGAACGTTATGACCGCGTAATTGATATCTGGTCCAAAGCAAAAGATGAAATCACTGATATCCTAATGAAATCCATGGATCGCTTTAACTCCATTATGCTTATGGTGGACTCTAAAGCCCGTGGTAACAAATCACAGATCACTCAGCTGGGCGGTATGCGTGGACTGATGGCCAACCCATCTGGACGTATCATCGAGCTCCCAATCAAATCGAACTTCCGTGAAGGTCTGACAGTACTCGAGTACTTCTTGTCCACTCACGGTGCGCGTAAAGGTCTCGCGGATACAGCACTTCGTACGGCTGACTCCGGTTACCTGACTCGTCGTCTGGTAGACGTAGCGCAAGATGTTATTGTTCGAGAAGATGACTGTGGAACAGACAAAGGATTTACGGTTAGCCGTATTCAAGACGGTAAAGAGGTTATCGAGGATCTATACGATCGTATCGAAGGCCGTTACTGTTTCCAAACCGTTCGTCACCCAGAAACGGGAGAAGTTATTGCTAATCGTAATGAGCTAATTGATTCGGATAAAGCAGAAGCTATTGTCGCTGCCGGTGTTCAAAAGCTGCAGATTCGTTCTGTGCTTAGTTGCCGTGCACGTCATGGGGTCTGCAAGAAATGTTACGGACGTAACCTGGCAACAGGTAAACATGTGGAGATTGGTGAAGCAGTTGGTATTATCGCTGCTCAATCCATCGGTGAACCAGGAACACAGCTTACAATGCGTACGTTCCATACCGGTGGTGTTGCAGGAGACGATATTACACAAGGTCTTCCGCGTATCCAAGAGCTCTTTGAGGCGCGTAATCCTAAAGGTCAAGCAACAATCAGTGAAATTGATGGTGTTGTTAAAGAAATCCGTGAAGCAAAAGACCGCCGTGAAATTGAAATCCAAGGGGAAGCAGAAACGAAAGTATATGCTGTTACCTATGGATCCCGCCTGCGTGTGAGCGAAGGTATGGAAATTGAAGCGGGCGACGAGCTTACAGACGGTTCTATTGACCCGAAAGAAATGCTTCGAATCAAAGGTGTTCGTGGTGTTCAAAACTACATCTTGCAAGAAGTACAACGCGTATATCGTAACCAAGGTGTAGAAATTAACGACAAACACGTTGAAGTTATGATTCGTCAAATGCTTCGCAAGATCCGTATTGTGGATGCAGGAGATACAACACTGCTTCCAGGATCTTTCGTGGACACTCATGAATACGAAGCAGCTAATAAAGATGCAATTCTTAGTGACAAGGAACCTGCTGTGGCGAAACCAGTACTTCTTGGTATTACCAAAGCGTCCCTTGAAACAGATTCATTCTTGTCTGCAGCTTCCTTCCAAGAGACGACACGTGTCTTAACTGATGCTGCTATCAAAGGTAAAGTCGACCAACTTCTTGGTTTGAAAGAGAATGTAATTCTTGGTAAGTTGATTCCGGCTGGTACTGGTATGAATCGTTACCGCAGTGTGAAATTGGCACAACCGGAAGATGGCGAAACAAACCTAGAAGCTCTTGAAACAGTTTCAGTAGACTAG
- a CDS encoding ribosomal L7Ae/L30e/S12e/Gadd45 family protein, which yields MSNDNFLQDAHVKIGTKQTMKMVESGIAAEVYVAQDADMRITSKIQALCEKHQVKLTLVDTMEHLGKACGIEVGAAMVAVVKQ from the coding sequence ATGTCGAACGACAACTTTTTGCAGGATGCTCATGTCAAGATCGGTACCAAGCAGACCATGAAGATGGTTGAGTCAGGGATTGCTGCTGAGGTTTATGTGGCGCAAGATGCTGATATGCGGATTACTTCGAAGATCCAGGCTTTATGTGAGAAACACCAAGTGAAACTAACTCTAGTTGACACGATGGAACATCTCGGTAAGGCATGTGGAATTGAAGTAGGAGCGGCAATGGTAGCCGTTGTGAAACAATAG
- the rpsL gene encoding 30S ribosomal protein S12 yields MPTINQLVRKGRQAKVYKSKSPALQKGYNALKRESTNISAPQKRGVCTRVGTMTPRKPNSALRKYARVRLTNRLEVTAYIPGIGHNLQEHSVVLLRGGKVKDLAGVRYHIVRGALDTAGVANRMQARSKYGAKRPKAKKA; encoded by the coding sequence ATGCCAACAATTAATCAGCTAGTTCGTAAAGGACGTCAAGCTAAAGTCTACAAGTCTAAATCACCAGCGTTGCAAAAAGGCTACAATGCCCTTAAACGTGAATCCACTAACATTAGTGCTCCACAAAAACGTGGTGTTTGTACTCGTGTAGGTACAATGACTCCTCGTAAACCAAACTCAGCGCTCCGTAAATATGCCCGTGTTCGTTTGACGAACCGTCTCGAGGTAACAGCTTATATCCCGGGTATCGGTCATAACTTGCAAGAGCACAGTGTTGTATTGCTTCGCGGAGGTAAAGTAAAGGACCTTGCAGGGGTTCGTTACCATATCGTTCGTGGTGCTTTGGATACAGCAGGTGTAGCTAACCGGATGCAAGCCCGTTCTAAATACGGTGCGAAACGCCCTAAAGCTAAAAAAGCATAA
- the rpoB gene encoding DNA-directed RNA polymerase subunit beta, translated as MAGHLVQYGRRTRRSYARINEILEIPNLIEIQQKSYEWFLEEGLREMFQDISPIQDFTGNLVLEFIDYSLGEPKYTVDDAKERDVTYAAPLRVKVRLINKETGEVKEQEVFMGDFPLMTETGTFIINGAERVIVSQLVRSPSVYFSTKIDKNAKKSYTATVIPNRGAWLELEMDAKDIIYVRIDRTRKIPVTVLLRSLGFGTDAEILELLGDDEYIRNTLDKDNTDSTEKALIEIYERLRPGEPPTLDNAKSLLVARFFDPKRYDLANVGRYKMNKKLHIKNRLFNQRLAESLIDTSTGEIIAEAGQVVDRRLLDEILPYLESEQGVGTRTYHVANGVLDANDIPVQTIDVFSPNEDGKVVKLIANSNIDKSVKNITPADIISSISYFLNLLQGIGDTDDIDHLGNRRLRSVGELLQNQFRIGLSRMERVVRERMSIQDANVITPQALINIRPVIASIKEFFGSSQLSQFMDQTNPLGELTHKRRLSALGPGGLTRERAGFEVRDVHPSHYGRMCPIETPEGPNIGLINSLSTFARVNEYGFIEAPYRWVDPKTGRVTDQVRYVTADEEDNYVIAQANAKLNDDGSFAEDMVVVRYNKQSDNITTMPNDRVDYMDVSPKQVVSVATALIPFLENDDSNRALMGSNMQRQAVPLLIPKAPLVGTGMEHKAAKDSGVCIVSKHDGIIERSSANEIWVRKIEMVDGKEVKGDLVKHKLHKFMRSNQGTCINQRPIAKIGDRVKVGDILADGPSTEMGELALGRNVVVAFMTWEGYNYEDAILLSEKLVKEDVYTSIHIEEYESEARDTKLGPEEITRDIPNVGEEALRNLDERGIIRIGAEIAAGDILVGKVTPKGVTELTAEERLLHAIFGEKAREVRDTSLRVPHGTDGIVVDVKVFTRENGDELPPGVNQLVRVYIAQKRKISEGDKMAGRHGNKGVVARILPEEDMPFLPDGTPVQVVLNPLGVPSRMNIGQVLEVHLGMAAMQLGIHVATPVFDGATEYDVFDTMEEAGMQRNGKTVLYDGRTGDRFEREVTVGVMHMIKLAHMVDDKIHARSTGPYSLVTQQPLGGKAQFGGQRFGEMEVWALEAYGAAYTLQEILTVKSDDVVGRVKTYESIVKGENVPEPGIPESFKVLIKELQSLGMDVKMLTKDEEEIDLKESDDDDDAASDKLSLNLEGSEVGAE; from the coding sequence TTGGCAGGACATCTTGTTCAGTATGGTCGACGCACTCGGCGCAGTTATGCACGAATTAACGAGATACTCGAAATTCCGAACCTGATAGAAATCCAACAAAAATCTTACGAATGGTTTTTGGAGGAAGGTTTGCGCGAAATGTTCCAGGACATCTCGCCAATTCAGGATTTTACCGGTAATTTGGTATTGGAATTTATCGACTACAGTCTCGGTGAACCGAAATATACGGTAGACGACGCGAAGGAACGCGACGTTACTTATGCCGCACCACTTCGGGTTAAGGTCCGGCTCATTAATAAGGAAACGGGCGAAGTCAAAGAGCAGGAAGTATTCATGGGGGATTTCCCGCTGATGACGGAAACAGGCACGTTTATCATTAACGGTGCGGAACGGGTTATTGTCAGCCAGTTGGTTCGCTCCCCTAGCGTCTATTTCAGCACTAAAATAGATAAGAATGCAAAGAAATCTTATACAGCAACAGTGATTCCGAACCGTGGTGCTTGGCTCGAACTCGAGATGGATGCGAAGGACATTATTTATGTTCGTATCGATCGTACTCGTAAAATCCCTGTTACCGTATTACTTAGATCTCTTGGATTCGGTACAGACGCAGAAATTTTGGAACTACTCGGCGATGACGAGTATATCCGGAATACGCTGGATAAGGACAATACGGATTCGACAGAGAAAGCGCTGATTGAAATTTATGAGCGTCTTCGTCCAGGCGAACCGCCAACATTGGATAATGCAAAAAGCTTGCTTGTAGCTCGCTTCTTCGATCCAAAACGTTATGACCTTGCTAACGTAGGTCGTTACAAAATGAATAAAAAGCTTCACATCAAAAACCGTTTGTTCAATCAGCGTCTAGCTGAGTCTCTGATTGATACTTCCACTGGGGAGATCATTGCAGAAGCAGGTCAAGTTGTTGACCGCCGCTTGCTTGATGAGATTCTTCCATACCTTGAAAGTGAACAGGGAGTTGGAACGCGTACTTATCATGTAGCTAATGGTGTTCTTGATGCTAATGATATTCCTGTTCAAACGATTGATGTGTTCTCACCAAATGAAGATGGAAAAGTTGTGAAATTGATCGCAAACAGCAATATTGATAAATCTGTGAAGAATATTACTCCAGCAGATATTATCTCTTCCATCAGTTATTTCTTGAACTTACTGCAAGGCATCGGCGATACAGATGATATCGATCACTTGGGTAACCGTCGTCTGCGTTCTGTAGGTGAACTCTTACAGAACCAATTCCGTATTGGTCTTTCCCGTATGGAACGTGTAGTTCGTGAAAGAATGTCTATCCAAGATGCGAATGTAATTACACCACAGGCACTCATTAATATTCGCCCTGTAATTGCATCCATTAAAGAATTCTTCGGTAGTTCTCAGTTGTCTCAATTTATGGATCAAACGAACCCGCTGGGTGAACTTACCCACAAACGTCGTTTGTCCGCACTCGGACCGGGTGGTTTGACTCGTGAGCGCGCTGGCTTTGAAGTTCGTGACGTTCATCCATCTCACTATGGCCGTATGTGTCCAATTGAAACTCCTGAGGGACCAAACATCGGTTTGATCAACTCCTTGTCTACGTTTGCTCGCGTTAATGAGTACGGCTTTATTGAGGCTCCTTATCGCTGGGTAGATCCTAAAACAGGACGTGTTACTGATCAAGTGCGCTACGTTACAGCCGACGAGGAAGATAACTATGTTATCGCTCAGGCGAATGCGAAGCTAAATGATGATGGTTCATTTGCTGAGGATATGGTTGTTGTACGTTACAATAAACAGTCTGATAACATTACAACCATGCCTAATGATCGGGTTGACTATATGGACGTATCGCCTAAACAAGTAGTTTCCGTTGCAACGGCACTCATTCCGTTCCTTGAGAACGATGACTCCAACCGTGCGCTCATGGGATCTAACATGCAGCGGCAGGCTGTTCCTCTTCTGATTCCTAAAGCACCGCTTGTAGGTACAGGAATGGAGCACAAGGCTGCAAAAGATTCCGGTGTATGTATTGTATCCAAACATGACGGGATTATTGAAAGATCTTCTGCCAATGAAATTTGGGTTCGTAAAATTGAAATGGTAGATGGTAAAGAAGTTAAAGGCGATCTTGTTAAACATAAATTACACAAATTTATGCGTTCGAACCAAGGAACATGCATTAACCAACGTCCAATTGCTAAAATTGGCGATCGCGTTAAAGTTGGCGACATTTTGGCAGATGGTCCATCTACTGAAATGGGTGAACTGGCACTTGGTCGTAACGTTGTCGTAGCCTTTATGACTTGGGAAGGTTACAACTATGAGGATGCGATCCTTCTTAGTGAAAAACTCGTTAAAGAAGATGTTTATACATCAATTCATATCGAGGAGTATGAGTCCGAAGCTCGTGACACGAAACTTGGACCAGAAGAGATCACGCGTGACATTCCGAATGTCGGTGAAGAAGCACTTCGTAATCTAGACGAACGTGGAATTATCCGTATCGGTGCCGAGATCGCTGCAGGTGATATCTTGGTAGGTAAAGTTACACCTAAAGGAGTAACTGAACTTACGGCGGAAGAACGTCTCCTTCATGCAATCTTTGGGGAAAAAGCACGTGAAGTTCGTGATACATCGCTGAGAGTCCCACATGGTACTGACGGTATCGTAGTCGATGTGAAGGTGTTTACTCGTGAGAATGGTGATGAACTCCCTCCAGGTGTGAATCAACTCGTTCGTGTCTATATCGCGCAAAAACGGAAAATTTCCGAGGGCGATAAAATGGCAGGACGTCACGGTAACAAAGGGGTCGTGGCGCGTATTCTTCCAGAAGAAGATATGCCTTTCCTTCCTGATGGAACACCAGTTCAAGTTGTTCTGAACCCACTGGGTGTACCATCCCGTATGAACATCGGTCAGGTTCTTGAAGTTCACTTGGGTATGGCTGCAATGCAACTAGGTATTCATGTTGCTACACCAGTATTTGATGGTGCAACGGAGTATGACGTATTTGATACGATGGAAGAAGCAGGAATGCAACGTAACGGTAAGACAGTTCTGTATGATGGACGTACGGGTGATCGCTTCGAGCGTGAAGTTACCGTTGGTGTCATGCATATGATCAAACTTGCCCACATGGTTGACGATAAAATCCATGCTCGTTCTACAGGTCCTTACTCACTCGTTACGCAACAGCCGCTGGGTGGTAAAGCTCAGTTTGGTGGACAACGTTTCGGTGAGATGGAGGTATGGGCGCTTGAAGCATACGGCGCAGCTTACACGCTTCAAGAAATCCTTACTGTAAAATCAGATGATGTGGTTGGTCGTGTGAAAACTTACGAATCCATCGTTAAAGGTGAGAATGTACCAGAACCAGGTATTCCAGAATCCTTTAAAGTTCTTATTAAAGAGCTTCAAAGTCTTGGTATGGACGTTAAGATGCTCACTAAAGATGAAGAAGAAATTGATTTGAAAGAATCAGATGATGATGACGATGCTGCTAGCGATAAACTGAGCCTCAATCTTGAAGGTTCAGAAGTTGGCGCAGAGTAA